One part of the Lotus japonicus ecotype B-129 chromosome 2, LjGifu_v1.2 genome encodes these proteins:
- the LOC130737121 gene encoding uncharacterized protein At4g04775-like, with amino-acid sequence MSQKSKCTVETKGSTKGSKDSNGTSHSIVDGVLYCKCGERAALRVSRTDANPKRPFYACYLPRYHEFNCNFFRWVDEVEEEIAQDGRVNVLGNKKEDELQVHEDSGMRQELVQVREVMLKTSEEVIEELRLVREVMLKTNEILSEHVKLQKYYGIGMALVVILLLIVLIIVVIVK; translated from the exons ATGTCTCAAAAGTCCAAATGTACTGTAGAAACGAAGGGGAGCACGAAGGGGAGCAAGGATTCAAATGGTACCTCGCACTCCATTGTTGATGGAGTCCTCTACTGTAAATGCGGTGAAAGGGCTGCCTTGAGGGTTTCTAGAACTGATGCGAACCCAAAAAGACCTTTTTATGCTTGTTATCTACCTAGG TACCATGAATTCAATTGCAATTTCTTTCGGTGGGTTGATGAAGTGGAAGAGGAAATAGCACAAGATGGAAGGGTCAATGTACTTGGCAACAAAAAGGAAGATGAACTACAGGTGCATGAGGATTCTGGTATGAGGCAAGAGTTAGTGCAGGTCAGGGAAGTTATGTTGAAGACAAGTGAAGAGGTGATTGAAGAATTGAGGCTGGTGAGGGAAGTTATGTTGAAGACAAATGAAATTCTGAGTGAACATGTCAAGCTTCAGAAATATTATGGCATAGGAATGGCTTTGGTTGTCATACTTCTGTTGATTGTGTTGATCATTGTTGTCATTGTGAAGTAG
- the LOC130735770 gene encoding zinc transporter 8-like — translation MDWFKRQSQFFTFSLIIFLVLPTLIVAECTCDPEDQEERDKTKALRYKIAALVSILVASAIGVSIPLLGKAIPSLSPEKDIFFIIKAFAAGVILSTGFIHVLPDAFENLTSPRLNEHPWGDFPFTGFVAMCTAMGTLMIETYATAYFQNQQVKGALVEATDVENESGHEGHVHPHTHPTHVHAHGHVSTNQSTELLRNRVVSQVLELGIVVHSVIIGISLGASETPKTIKPLVAALTFHQFFEGMGLGSCITQAKFERMSVTIMGLFFALTTPVGIAIGLVITNGYDENSPTALIVEGIFNAASAGILIYMALVDLLAVDFMSPRMQKSGRLRLGSNLSLLLGAGSMSLIAKWA, via the exons ATGGACTGGTTTAAGAGACAAAGccaatttttcactttttctctCATCATTTTCCTTGTACTCCCAACTTTAATTGTGGCTGAATGCACATGTGACCCTGAAGATCAAGAAGAAAGGGACAAAACAAAAGCTCTTAGATACAAGATAGCAGCTTTAGTATCAATACTAGTAGCCAGTGCAATTGGTGTTTCCATTCCACTACTTGGCAAAGCGATACCTTCTCTAAGTCCAGAGAAAGATATCTTCTTTATCATTAAGGCTTTTGCAGCAGGTGTGATATTGTCCACGGGTTTCATTCACGTGCTTCCTGATGCCTTTGAGAACCTCACTTCACCCCGTCTGAATGAGCATCCGTGGGGCGATTTTCCGTTCACCGGATTCGTGGCTATGTGCACCGCTATGGGAACACTCATGATTGAGACTTATGCTACTGCTTATTTCCAGAATCAACAAGTAAAGGGAGCTTTGGTTGAGGCTACTGATGTGGAAAATGAATCAGGACATGAAGGGCATGTGCATCCTCACACTCACCCAACACATGTTCATGCACATGGCCATGTTTCTACAAACCAGTCTACTGAACTTCTTCGCAATAGGGTGGTATCACAG GTGTTGGAACTGGGAATTGTTGTTCATTCTGTTATCATAGGGATTTCTTTGGGAGCCTCCGAGACTCCAAAAACAATAAAACCCCTTGTAGCTGCTTTGACTTTTCATCAATTCTTTGAGGGTATGGGGCTTGGAAGTTGTATAACTCAG GCAAAATTCGAAAGGATGTCTGTTACAATCATGGGATTGTTCTTTGCTTTAACTACTCCTGTGGGGATTGCAATTGGCCTAGTCATCACTAATGGTTATGATGAGAATAGTCCAACTGCCCTTATTGTTGAAGGAATCTTCAATGCAGCTTCAGCTGGGATATTAATCTATATGGCACTTGTAGATCTTCTTGCTGTTGATTTCATGAGTCCAAGGATGCAAAAAAGTGGTAGGCTTCGATTAGGGTCCAATTTATCTCTTTTGCTAGGAGCGGGTAGCATGTCTCTTATTGCCAAATGGGCTTAG